The Raphanus sativus cultivar WK10039 chromosome 6, ASM80110v3, whole genome shotgun sequence sequence ATGTGTGGACGGAATGAATACATTGACAAACAACATTGCTTCATCGAGAACTACTACTACTTTTTCAAAGATTCAGCTCTTCAATTGTGAGTATAACTTAACACCataatcaaacatcaaaatgcAATCTGTATTATTTATATTCAACATTACGGTGATAAAGAGTGAAAGCAAGGAATATACCACTACATTGATTCAACCGCCACATTTTACCATATAtagttcttctttcttttatttagatTTATCAGAGCATCTCCAAGgtttcactctattttttactctaaaatagagtgattctataatagagatggagtttgctccaatggtactctattttagagtaaaaaataaagtgatgaacaaaaaaaaaacaacttactctatatttggagtaaacttatttttcattctattatagagtgagaaatagaATACCATTAAAGCATTTTCTttctctaaactctattttagagtgaaaaatagagtggagttggaaatgctctaactgaacaaaagaaaaaaaatatatattttcttcgtTTTTGTTTAGATAACAAATTTGCAGTGCAAATGTAAATAAAACCATTGTGCGTTGATCTTCATAAAGCAATTCAATGTGAATGTAAGCAGAATTTCATATATGAATTTCATAATGTATGTAACTATAACTCAAAATTCAATGTAATGTAgctataattttataatttataatatttgtaaatttgCCAGGCAACCAAACTAAAAAGAACAATAGGAAAAATACCAAAACTGATTTTTTAACACACAGtttacaaagaagaagaagtagaaatGAGAACATAAACTTATACATTGACCaaacttctttttttgcttACATTTCTTCTGTATCTGTAATGTAACAAAGAAACTCAAAACACAAacctttctcttttttttgctttaagCTTTTTCAATCGAGAACCAAAAAGAATGTATCTGTCTTTTGACTAGTATATAAGTTACACCGGCGAACACACCACCAaaaaccaaccaaccaacccCTCAGGACAAAGAGAAAACCGGTTACAGACAAACGCTTGCTTACCTCGAACAGCAAGAAAATGTCTTTGTCCCTTCACTCTCGTTCTTGACCAAGCTAACCCGGTTCCCGGTTGGTTCCTCTTTGTAAGAATCAGAGTTGAGCTGCTTCCGACTCATGTTGCTATAGATGTCGCGGATAACCATCTCGAAAGCCGTGCTTACATTGGTGGAGTCAAGCGCTGATGTCTCCATGAAAAACAAACCTTGAGACTCTGCAAGGCTCTTGCCTTCCTCGATGCTCACCGCTCTTATGCTCTCGAGATCACACTTGTTCCCAATCAGCATCTTCGCTACTGTTGTATCAGAGTGAGCTGCAACAAGAAAAGAAGACACTTTTGACTTCAACTTGAATCAAAGTCAACATACATCTTCAGATCTAAAGATTCTCACTATCACATCATCAAAGCTATGAATCTAAAATTCActtaaaaattgaaactttcaaTCGAAACCTAAACTCAATTTGCAGATCACACTCAAAGATTGAAACTTTCAATAGAATTTATACAGATCTCAACTCAAAGATTGAAACTTTGAATCAAAATCAAGACTCAATTTGCAGATCTCACTCTAAAGATTGAAACTTTGAATCGAAAAAACagaggagggagggagggaaACGTACTGTTGAGCTCATCGAGCCAGCGACCGACGTTCTCGAAGGTAGAGGTGCGGGTGATGTCGTAGACGACGAGAGCTCCGACGGCGCCGCGGTAATAGGCGGAGGTGACGGCGCGGAAGCGTTCTTGGCCGGCGGTGTCCCAAATCTGAGCTTTGACCTCTTTGCCGTCGATGAGCATGCTCTGAGTCTGGAACTCGACGCCGATGGTGGCTTTAGAGTTGGGGTTGAACTCGTTGCGAGCGTAG is a genomic window containing:
- the LOC108806244 gene encoding ras-related protein RABA5c, producing MSDDERCEEYLFKIVIIGDSAVGKSNLLTRYARNEFNPNSKATIGVEFQTQSMLIDGKEVKAQIWDTAGQERFRAVTSAYYRGAVGALVVYDITRTSTFENVGRWLDELNTHSDTTVAKMLIGNKCDLESIRAVSIEEGKSLAESQGLFFMETSALDSTNVSTAFEMVIRDIYSNMSRKQLNSDSYKEEPTGNRVSLVKNESEGTKTFSCCSR